From one Lolium rigidum isolate FL_2022 chromosome 4, APGP_CSIRO_Lrig_0.1, whole genome shotgun sequence genomic stretch:
- the LOC124647461 gene encoding uncharacterized protein LOC124647461 — MSNKCYPMLLDIANAKEMNMCKFIVDELHNNLSNGKYSRGCLLYCMLRYFDALNTNHLELMLGDERFAINAWSSLQIDAVGAMDAQEYDSTIFGVTELLVGF, encoded by the exons ATGAGCAACAAATGTTATCCAATGCTG CTTGACATTGCTAATGCAAAAGAGATGAACATGTGCAAATTTATTGTTGATGAGCTGCACAATAATCTGTCAAATGGGAAGTATAGCAGGGGATGTTTACTGTACTGCATG CTGCGGTACTTTGATGCACTCAACACCAATCACTTGGAGCTTATGCTTGGAGATGAACGTTTTGCTATTAATGCTTGGTCTAGCTTACAAATTGATGCTGTTGGTGCAATGGATGCACAGGAGTACGATTCAACCATATTCGGTGTTACGGAG CTGCTTGTTggtttttaa